From Parvularculales bacterium:
CCCATGACCCGTGTGGCCGCAAGTTTTGTTTCCGGTCCTAAATCACTGCCGATACGCTTTACTCTACATTAATCTAGCCTCCTGATACTTTGGCCGAAAACAAACGGCCAGCGCCGCTTTCTACGAACCGCTTAAAGCGGCTTTCGGCAATTGCTGCGCGTATATCTGCCATGAGTTTTTGATAAAAAGCCACATTATTCCAGCTCAACACCATGGCGCCCAGTAATTCACCGGATTTCATCAAATGATGAAGATAAGCCCGGCTATAATCACGTGCCGCCGGACATGAACTGCTCTCATCTAAAGGACGCATGTCATCGGCATAGCAGGCATTGCGTAAGTTAATCCGCCCCTCTCCGGTGAACGCCTGACCATGACGTCCCGCACGGGTAGGCATGACGCAATCAAACATGTCAATGCCGCGCCAAACGGCCTGCACAATATCATCCGGCGTGCCCACCCCCATCAAATAACGGGGAGCCTTTTCGGTCAACAACGGGCATACGCCATCCAACACCTGCAACATGATCTCCTGCCCCTCGCCTACGGCAAGACCGCCGATGGCATAACCGTCAAACCCTGTTGCCGTCAACCGCTCTACGGATTCAGCCCGCAGGCTGTCATAAACTCCGCCCTGCACAATACCAAACAGCGCCTGTCCCTCCTGACGATGGGGGGCGCTATCAAAATAACGGCGGGATTGCCCGGCCCAAACCATAGAGCGGCGCATAGATAAAGCAGCCTCCTGCCTGCTCGCCGGAAAGGGCGTACATTCATCCAGTACCATTATAATGTCAGAGCCAAACAGGCATTGCGCCTCAACGGCACTCTCCGGTGTCAAGCGGTGGCATGCACCGTCAATATGAGAGTGAAATGTAACGCCCTCCTCATCCAGCTTTCTCAATTTAGCAAGAGACATGACCTGATAACCGCCGGAATCCGTCAAAACAGGATGAGGCCATTTCATAAAGCGATGTAACCCTCCCATGGCCGCCAGCTGCCCGGCACCCGGGCGCAACACAAGGTGATATGTATTGGCCAAGATCATATCAACACCGCACTCCCGTAGCTGGGAAGAATACAGCCCCTTAACGCTGCCCTGCGTGCCAACCGGCATAAAGGCCGGTGTACGCACCATGCCCCGTGGTGTGGACACAACACCGGTTCGGGCAGCCCCTTCCCGTGCCTTTATCTCAAAAGAAAAGCCGCTCATAGCGCGTTTATCAAACCGTCTTAGGAGATAACAAACACGCATCTCCATAAGAATAAAACCGGTAACCGCTCTTCACCGCATGCTCATATAAACGCTTCATCCGGCTGCAGCCTGCAAAAGCACTGACCAATACAAACAAAGTAGAACGCGGCATGTGAAAATTAGTCAAAAGGCTGTCTACGACTCTGGTGCGGTAACCCGGCTTCACAAAAAGAGACGTCCAGCCCTCAAAAGG
This genomic window contains:
- the tgt gene encoding tRNA guanosine(34) transglycosylase Tgt, whose product is MSGFSFEIKAREGAARTGVVSTPRGMVRTPAFMPVGTQGSVKGLYSSQLRECGVDMILANTYHLVLRPGAGQLAAMGGLHRFMKWPHPVLTDSGGYQVMSLAKLRKLDEEGVTFHSHIDGACHRLTPESAVEAQCLFGSDIIMVLDECTPFPASRQEAALSMRRSMVWAGQSRRYFDSAPHRQEGQALFGIVQGGVYDSLRAESVERLTATGFDGYAIGGLAVGEGQEIMLQVLDGVCPLLTEKAPRYLMGVGTPDDIVQAVWRGIDMFDCVMPTRAGRHGQAFTGEGRINLRNACYADDMRPLDESSSCPAARDYSRAYLHHLMKSGELLGAMVLSWNNVAFYQKLMADIRAAIAESRFKRFVESGAGRLFSAKVSGG